The Watersipora subatra chromosome 1, tzWatSuba1.1, whole genome shotgun sequence genome has a window encoding:
- the LOC137388152 gene encoding piggyBac transposable element-derived protein 1-like → MELYVSANQKDEQISIIKWFDNKSIFIASYLHGLEPRDECRRWCKKTKSFFTVPRPAAVREYNKSMGGVDLCDQMVSYHRFTARSKRWSIRVIMHLTDVAVNNCWLEYRRNNTGSKIMQLYDYHFLLREQLIDDAWDSSSSSDDPDDTPRQYRQVVPLPTQKSREKGTLVDQDKNQYTGGSGEIV, encoded by the exons ATGGAGCTATATGTCTCTGCAAACCAGAAAGACGAGCAGATCAGCATCATAAAGTGGTTTGACAACAAGAGCATTTTTATTGCTTCTTATTTACATGGCTTAGAACCAAGAGATGAGTGCCGGAGATGGTGCAAAAAGACTAAGTCATTTTTTACTGTGCCTCGACCAGCTGCCGTTCGAGAATACAATAAATCAATGGGAGGAGTAGACTTATGTGATCAGATGGTTTCATACCATCGGTTTACGGCACGATCAAAGCGGTGGTCGATCCGAGTTATTATGCATCTTACAGATGTAGCTGTGAACAACTGTTGGCTAGAATACAGAAGGAACAACACAGGTTCCAAAATAATGCAGCTGTATGACTACCATTTTTTGCTAAGAGAGCAACTTATTGATGATGCTTGGGATTCCAGCAGCTCTAGTGATGATCCTGATGACACTCCACGTCAATACCGTCAAGTCGTACCTCTCCCAACACAAAAAAGTCGAGAAAAAG GTACACTGGTAGACCAAgacaaaaaccagtacactggtggcagcggtgagATCGTCTGA
- the LOC137388140 gene encoding piggyBac transposable element-derived protein 3-like has translation MAEIKKFFGMSLIMGCINMKRLRMYWSKKTRVPIIANSMSRTRFFKIRNNLKVVDNFSVNEHEKKADRLWKVRPFVEQIRTACTQVARGDKVSIDEQMISFTGRCPARQYVPRKPSPTGLKNFVLAIPSGMVIDFEIYQGENTFKDYKLDDGSGGQGVGAVLQLTKDVVQGSRVFCDRLFTTIPLIDHLAKKDISLTGTISFKNVPVTFSADSHEEER, from the coding sequence ATGGCAGAGATTAAGAAATTCTTTGGGATGAGCCTCATAATGGGTTGCATCAACATGAAGAGACTGCGAATGTATTGGTCTAAGAAGACGAGGGTACCAATTATAGCAAATTCAATGTCTCGAACACGgttttttaaaatcagaaatAATCTTAAAGTAGTTGACAACTTCTCGGTAAATGAGCACGAGAAAAAAGCAGATAGACTTTGGAAAGTCCGTCCCTTCGTTGAACAGATAAGAACTGCTTGCACACAGGTAGCTAGGGGAGACAAAGTGAGCATTGATGAGCAGATGATATCTTTCACCGGAAGATGTCCAGCTAGGCAATACGTGCCGCGAAAGCCGTCCCCAACAGGCCTCAAAAACTTTGTGCTAGCAATTCCTAGTGGCATGGTAATAGACTTCGAAATATATCAGGGTGAAAATACATTTAAAGATTACAAGCTTGACGATGGTTCGGGTGGGCAAGGAGTAGGAGCGGTCCTGCAGCTCACTAAAGATGTGGTGCAAGGAAGTCGTGTATTCTGTGACAGACTCTTTACTACCATACCTTTGATAGATCACTTGGCCAAAAAGGACATATCCCTAACAGGGACTATTAGCTTCAAGAATGTTCCAGTAACGTTCTCAGCAGATAGTCATGAAGAAGAAAGATAG